CTCCTTCCGGAGCAAGCACCTCAAGCTCATCGCCTAGCCGGAAATGATTACGCTGCTCTATCCAACAGCCGCATTCGTTTCCCTTCCCGATTGCCGCGCATTCCTCTTGTTCCAGCACTCTTCCGACAAAACTGTATTCGCGGATATAATTGGAAGTTTCAATGTTATGCGCTTCAGCCCCCGGCTTTCCAAAAAGGAATCCGGTTGAATAGTCACGGTGGCTCACCTTGTCCATTTCGGCAAGCCAGGAAGGAATCTTTTCCCTGAATTTTGTTTCTCCTTGTTCCCACAAGACGTCCAAAGCTTCACGATATACTTTGACCGTGCTGGCTACATAATAGGCGCTTTTCATTCTGCCTTCTATCTTATAGCTTGCCAGATTTAAATCTTTCAATAAAGGCAAGTTGGGCAGAAGGCAAAGATCATGGGAGTTAAATATATAGCTTCCCCTGACATCTTCCTCCAGCGGAAAATACTGTCCGGGCCTTTTCTCTTCGACCAGCGCGTAGCCCCAGCGGCAGGGATGGGTGCATTCTCCGTGGTTAGCATCACGACCGGTAAGGTAATTGCTCAGAAGGCAGCGTCCCGAGTACGACATACACATGGCGCCATGGACAAAGATTTCTAATTCGCCTTGGGCTTGGGGACAGAGGGTTTTTAGTTCTTCCAGTGTAAGTTCCCTCGCAAGTACGGCTCTGCGCACACCCTGGGAAAACCAGAAGTTGGCACCGGCTGCATTCGTACAATTGGCCTGTGTACTCAAATGGACGGACAGATCCGGCGTTTCCCTCCGGGCCAGGGACAGTATCCCGGGATCAGAGACGATGATCCCGTCAATTTCAAACTCTGTTAATCTGATCAGATAATCCTTAAGTCCGGCGAAATCCTGCTCATGCGCAAAAATGTTGACGGCAATATAGATCTTCCGGCCAAGTCTATGCGCATATTCGGCCCCCAACTTAAGTTCATCATCATTCAGATTCCCGGCATAAGCCCGCAAACCAAACGAAGCCCCCCCTGCGTATACTGCATCAGCCCCGTACGCATAGGCAAACTTTAACTTTTCAAAATCTCCGGCAGGTGCCAGGAGTTCCGGTTTTTTCATCAGTTACTCCCTGCATTATTTTTAAACTTAAACAATTGATCATCACGTTTTATCAAAATTTTTATTGATAGATGCTTACATTTTTTAAATGTTCCTCATAGGTAACAGCAAAAGCATGTGACCCGTCATTTTTGGCGACAAAGAAGAAATAGTCGGTATCTTTCGGGTAAAGTGCGGCCTGTAAAGAAGCATGACCCGGGTTCGCAATCGGTCCGGGAGGCAGCCCGGTATTCCGGTACGTATTATACGGAGAATCGATCTGGGTATCCGCAATAGTCAGCACCGGTTTGACTTCCCCCAAGATATACTGAATCGTTGCGCAGGATTCCAGCGGCATGTCAATTTTCAGACGATTTTCAAAAACACCTGCAATCAACGGTCTTTCTTCTGCTTTCTTCGCTTCTTTCTCGACGAGGGAAGCTTTGATGAGCCACTCAAAAACAGACATATTCCGTTCAGCCAGGCGGTTCGTGGTCTCAGCTGTCAGCTCCTGTTTAAAACGCTGCAAAAATCGTTCAATGGTTTCTGAGGGCGTAGCCTTTTTATCAAAGAAATACGTGTCGGGAAACAGAAAGCCTTCCAGCCGGTTTTCACCCGAAGGGATATCTGCCAAAAAGCTGTAATTATCCTGATCAAATCGTTCCATAGCGTCATAAAATTCATTCTTCGTTCCCAAGCTATTCTCGACGAGCTTATCGACAATCTGGGCAACCGTATATCCTTCCGGAATCGTAATCCGGACAACTTCCGGTTCCGGTCCTTTCATCAGCGTATCCAGGATCTCCCTGGAGCTCATGGAAGGTGAAAGATAGTATAATCCTGCAACCAGCTTGGAATCAGCTTTGTTAATCCGGCATAACTGGCGGAACACACTTGCCTGGCGAATTAAATGGTCAGTTTCAAGCTTGGCCGCAACTTCAGAGGCATTCATGCCAGGCTCCAGAACAAAAGCAACTTTATCGGAAGAATCGGAGACCGGCTTTAAATTCCCTGACCACCATGTTCCGCCGGCCAACAGCACAAGCAGCACGACCAAAATAATGCCAATCGTATAGATTTTTTTTCTTACAGGAGCCTTTCGGCGTTTTCTCCTCACTTTACCTCTCTCTTTCCTAATCCAAGAATTTGGATGACTAAAATAATGATCCATTGAATGACAAACCTGCTATGTGCTATTATACCTTTTTTTTCGTCAATAAGAAACTCACGCTTTCCAGCGTGAGCTTCTAAATCATTTATGACTTCTAAGAACAAATTTTCTGCTTATTCTTCGTCAAATTCATCTTCCATTTCTTCCCAGGCATCGGCAACTTTTTCCCATTCCTCATCGTCTTCGATATCCATGAGCATGTCTTCACCGTTTTCATCTTTGCCAAGCTTCAGAATAATGGCTTCGGCTTCTTCTTCGTCTTCTTCTGTTTCTTCAACAGGAAGAAGCACAAAATACGTACTGCCTTCAACTTCGAGGGTGGCAAGATGCATGAATTCGTTTTCATTTCCTTCGTCATCATTTAAGACAATGACATCAAAAACCTCTTCATCATCAAGATCATCTTGCTTATTAATTTCATCGGACATATGTATCACCTCTTCAAATCAGATATTGTAATTCTACCTTGGCAGGAAAAGAAAGTCAAATGATATCTCAATTTCCGTTCACTTGCTGTTGAGATATCCCTGGAGAATGAATACTGCCGCCATCTTATCAATGACTTTTTTCCTCTTTGCTCTGGACAGATCTGCCTCCAGCAAGGCCCTTTGGGCTCCGATGGTGCTCAGCCGTTCGTCCCACAACTTCACCGGCAGTAAATATTCTTCACGAAGCTCTTCGGCAAAAACCTCCGTCAGCTTCGCTCTTTCACCGAGTGTCCCATTCATATTCTTCGGATATCCCAGGACAATTTCATCCACCTCGTACTCCCGGATCAGGCGGGCTAATTCTTCCCGGTCTTTCTCTTTTCCGGTTCTTCTTATGACTTCCACTCCCTGGGCAGTAATACCCAGCGGATCGCTCATCGCGACGCCAATCGTCTTTTCACCAAGATCCAGCCCCATTATCCTCATTCATGCACCTCAGCAACTGCCTGACCACGTAGGGTCTACGCCCGGTCCTGCTCGTCATCGTTGTTTAATGGAATAGAGTCGTTCATTACACCCTGCGAATTGTGACTTCCGCAATTCTTACATAACCATTCTTCGCCATCATACAGGAATTCAGTAATTTCGCCGCACTCAATGCAATACTCCTGAACTTTCTTTTTCATAACAGCGTCCCCCTGTCTGTACATTTTGGCATCACTATTCGATTACTTTCAGATGTACGTCCCTTATCCTAATTATATACCTTAACATTTTTCTCCGCTATTATTATCCCGATTTACGGAAAATATTATTTAAATTTTTTTCATATAATCTTCAAACAGAAATGCGGGCAATATCTGCCGCAGTATCCGCACAAAACACATCTTTCCGGCTGCAGGCAAGCCTGTCCGTCGTTTAGATAAAGCGCATTTTGTGGGCAGCCGCCGACGCATTTTCCACAGCCCTGACACCAGTCGGCAATGTACAGTTTTTTCTCCCGATGTAGAACCGCTTGACGCAATTCATCGGATATAGGTTCCTCGTTCAGCAGTGCTAGGTTATAATCTACTTCCGGAATTGATGACATACCTAAAGCCATCGCCTGAATTCCGCGAATACTCCGGATAAAATTCACGGCTCTGTCCGGTTCAGCCGCCAAGTGTCCACCACCAAAAACCTTCATCGCATAGATCCCAATACCCAATTCAGCCGCAAACGCAATAGCTTCCAGCATCTCCTCAAGACTTCCGTCGATAATGCCGAGGCCCTGGTAATTAATGAGCGGGTGAATCACGTCAAGACCCGGCTGAAGAGCCCCTGCTCTCACCCCTTGGACCGCGTGTGTCGAGATTCCGATCATCCCGACCTGACCCCTGGCCTTTGCCCCAAGCAGTCCTTCCCAGGCCCCGGCATGTCCTTTGAGTGTTAGATGGCTTTCCTGCTCATGAAGCAGAAAAATATCAATAGAATCCCTGCCCAGTTCCTTTCTGGCTTTCTCTAGACTCGCATCCAGCTCCTGATGCGTCACCGCATAAGATTTAGATACAACTTTCATCTCAGGATTCTTGGCCAGAACAGGTTTTAACTGACTATAGTTTTCATAGAGTTCTGCCGTATCGACCCAGTCTATCCCCTTTGAAAGCGCATATTGAAGGATCTCTCTTCCCTGCTCTTCGCTCACCCTGCCCTGAAGCGAAGAAATCGCGAGGCTGCCAAAACATATTTTCGATACCGTCGGGCCCTTTAGCCCTAATTTGACCTTCAGCAAATGTCCATCCTCCAAAACGAAACCCCCACGTACTGTGAGGGCAGCTAATCAAACGCAACGCAAAAACAAGAACCATTCGTGTTAGATTCAAAAAATTAAAACGTAAGAAAATCTTTTTTATAAATCACGCAAATAGAATTTTACCAGTTCCTCCAGCAATTCATAACGTTCCAGCTTGCGGATTTTGGTTCTGGCCTGATTATGACTGGTAATATAGACAGGATCTCCGGACATCAAGTAGCCCACCAACTGATTGATCGGATCATATCCTTTCTCCTGCAGTGCAGCATAAACCTGTTGCAATATTTCCCGCGGTGAATTGTCACCTGGATGGGATTTGAACATCATGGTTTCTTCCATCTTACTCAAGGTTTATACCTCCTTTCTTTCACCAGTATGTTATACATTATTCTGCATCGATCCAAAGATTACCTGTCAGTTTGTTAAAAATATTTTCACTTTTTTAGTAATCTTTAACTATTATGCCCCAAAAAATGACGAATTATGGAAGGTACTTTATCCAGCGCCTCGCCAAGCTTGGAAGGATCCTTGCCGCCGGCCTGGGCCATGTCGGGACGACCGCCTCCTCCGCCGCCTGTAATCGATGCCACTTCCTTAATAATCTTGCCGGCATGAAGTCCATTTAACCCTGACGGATGAACCACAGTTACCAGATTTACCTTTTCGTCGGCAACAGCACCAAGGACAATAACGCCTTCTTTCAGCTTGTCCCGGAGCATGTCCGCTGTTTGCCTGAGTGTCTCCATATCCGGAGCCTGAACCCTGGAAGCAAGTATTTTCACGCCGTGAATATCCTGAACCTTGCTCAGAATGCTGTCCGCTTCATATTTAGACAGCTTGGCATTGAGCTGCTGGATTTCTTTTTCGAATTCTCTGATCTGAGCGGCCATAAGGTAAACTTTTTTCACGCTTTCCTTCGGCTGAACTTTCAGTACCGTACTGATCTCAGCGAGCTGGCTCTCTATTTCTCTTAAGTATGCCAACGATCCCATACCTGCCACAGCTTCAATTCTTCTTAAGCCTGCGCCAATAC
Above is a genomic segment from Dehalobacter sp. 12DCB1 containing:
- the mltG gene encoding endolytic transglycosylase MltG yields the protein MRRKRRKAPVRKKIYTIGIILVVLLVLLAGGTWWSGNLKPVSDSSDKVAFVLEPGMNASEVAAKLETDHLIRQASVFRQLCRINKADSKLVAGLYYLSPSMSSREILDTLMKGPEPEVVRITIPEGYTVAQIVDKLVENSLGTKNEFYDAMERFDQDNYSFLADIPSGENRLEGFLFPDTYFFDKKATPSETIERFLQRFKQELTAETTNRLAERNMSVFEWLIKASLVEKEAKKAEERPLIAGVFENRLKIDMPLESCATIQYILGEVKPVLTIADTQIDSPYNTYRNTGLPPGPIANPGHASLQAALYPKDTDYFFFVAKNDGSHAFAVTYEEHLKNVSIYQ
- a CDS encoding IreB family regulatory phosphoprotein translates to MSKMEETMMFKSHPGDNSPREILQQVYAALQEKGYDPINQLVGYLMSGDPVYITSHNQARTKIRKLERYELLEELVKFYLRDL
- a CDS encoding DUF1292 domain-containing protein, with the protein product MSDEINKQDDLDDEEVFDVIVLNDDEGNENEFMHLATLEVEGSTYFVLLPVEETEEDEEEAEAIILKLGKDENGEDMLMDIEDDEEWEKVADAWEEMEDEFDEE
- the ruvX gene encoding Holliday junction resolvase RuvX → MRIMGLDLGEKTIGVAMSDPLGITAQGVEVIRRTGKEKDREELARLIREYEVDEIVLGYPKNMNGTLGERAKLTEVFAEELREEYLLPVKLWDERLSTIGAQRALLEADLSRAKRKKVIDKMAAVFILQGYLNSK
- a CDS encoding aldo/keto reductase, which translates into the protein MEDGHLLKVKLGLKGPTVSKICFGSLAISSLQGRVSEEQGREILQYALSKGIDWVDTAELYENYSQLKPVLAKNPEMKVVSKSYAVTHQELDASLEKARKELGRDSIDIFLLHEQESHLTLKGHAGAWEGLLGAKARGQVGMIGISTHAVQGVRAGALQPGLDVIHPLINYQGLGIIDGSLEEMLEAIAFAAELGIGIYAMKVFGGGHLAAEPDRAVNFIRSIRGIQAMALGMSSIPEVDYNLALLNEEPISDELRQAVLHREKKLYIADWCQGCGKCVGGCPQNALYLNDGQACLQPERCVLCGYCGRYCPHFCLKII
- a CDS encoding U32 family peptidase; the protein is MKKPELLAPAGDFEKLKFAYAYGADAVYAGGASFGLRAYAGNLNDDELKLGAEYAHRLGRKIYIAVNIFAHEQDFAGLKDYLIRLTEFEIDGIIVSDPGILSLARRETPDLSVHLSTQANCTNAAGANFWFSQGVRRAVLARELTLEELKTLCPQAQGELEIFVHGAMCMSYSGRCLLSNYLTGRDANHGECTHPCRWGYALVEEKRPGQYFPLEEDVRGSYIFNSHDLCLLPNLPLLKDLNLASYKIEGRMKSAYYVASTVKVYREALDVLWEQGETKFREKIPSWLAEMDKVSHRDYSTGFLFGKPGAEAHNIETSNYIREYSFVGRVLEQEECAAIGKGNECGCWIEQRNHFRLGDELEVLAPEGEPWTFKVNGLWSLDGEKTDVARHPQQKLKIAAPAPLKPFSILRKVVPAR